One stretch of Oncorhynchus clarkii lewisi isolate Uvic-CL-2024 chromosome 3, UVic_Ocla_1.0, whole genome shotgun sequence DNA includes these proteins:
- the LOC139386872 gene encoding stathmin-2a, whose protein sequence is MAKTAIAYKEKMKELSVFSLICSCFYPEARNKLVVCEFEDMEVKPINKRASGQAFEVILKPPSPVSDAAHSIASPPKREVSLEDIQKKLEAAEDRRRSQEAQVLRALAEKREHERDVLLKAMEENNNFSKMAEEKLTMKMEQIKENREAHLAAMMERLQEKERHAAVVRRNKELREELTA, encoded by the exons ATGGCCAAAACTGCAATTG CATACAAAGAGAAGATGAAGGAGCTGTCTGTCTTCTCCCTCATCTGCTCCTGCTTTTATCCAGAGGCACGCAACAAGCTGGTCGTCTGTGAGTTCGAAG ACATGGAGGTGAAGCCAATCAACAAGCGGGCGTCGGGCCAGGCCTTTGAGGTGATTCTGAAGCCCCCATCCCCGGTGTCAGATGCGGCCCACAGCATCGCTTCGCCTCCCAAGAGGGAAGTGTCCCTAGAGGACATCCAGAAGAAATTGGAGGCAGCTGAGGACCGGAGGAGG TCCCAGGAGGCCCAGGTgctgagggccctggcagagaaGAGGGAGCATGAGAGGGATGTGCTGCTCAAGGCCATGGAAGAGAACAACAACTTCAGCAAAATGGCAGAGGAGAAGCTCACCATGAAGATGGAGCAAATCAAGGAGAACCGGGAGGCCCACCTGGCAGCCATGATGGAACGCCTGCAGGAGAAG GAGAGACACGCAGCCGTGGTGCGCAGGAACAAAGAGCTGAGGGAGGAGCTGACAGCGTGA